The Deinococcota bacterium genome window below encodes:
- a CDS encoding ABC transporter ATP-binding protein/permease: MLQVYRDLSPYLRQHRRQYLIGSAAVLVTVLFMLVSPRILALAIDALETGRASPRELALYALLIAAAALVAAGFGLVQRRQMVVASRQIEAELRGDLFAHLATLDRAFYERSRTGDLMNRLASDLLSVRELLGPGINMGSRVSLITLGALAAMIGLEPALGLLVLATVPVMVAVAAVLKRLVAQRFQAAQAKLSEIAAKSQENFSGARVVRGYAIEDREMAAFAALNDDYVRLNLALARVEAPMAAIMGLMMVAAALIILLYGGRLVVFGGGLTVGDYIAFTSYLAMLATPVVAIGRLITIYQRGATSWERLRALFDERPEVADGEVADGEVDSSAERLEGILEGDIEFRGVSLRRGGKALLEDIDLRVPRGSSLGITGRTGSGKSLLAALLSREFDPDEGEVRVGGRDIREVPLAVLRGSLGVVPQEPFLFSESLAENIGFGLAPSRALSGPQTPDLARDVESFPDGFETLLGERGVTLSGGQRQRTALARAIARQPAILVLDDALSAVDTETESRILSGLREVMRDRTVLLISHRVSALRHTDKIAVLENGRIVETGSHEGLLGRGGPYAELERRQRLGAEPEEGA; the protein is encoded by the coding sequence ATGCTTCAGGTTTACCGCGACCTCTCGCCCTACCTCCGCCAGCACCGCCGCCAGTACCTGATCGGTTCCGCGGCGGTGCTGGTGACGGTGCTCTTCATGCTGGTCTCGCCGCGCATCCTGGCCCTGGCCATCGACGCGCTCGAGACGGGCCGGGCCAGCCCCCGCGAACTCGCCCTCTACGCGCTGCTGATCGCCGCCGCCGCCCTGGTCGCGGCCGGCTTTGGGCTGGTGCAGCGCCGCCAGATGGTGGTGGCTTCGCGGCAGATCGAAGCGGAGCTCAGGGGCGACCTCTTCGCGCACCTCGCCACGCTGGACCGGGCCTTTTACGAGCGCTCGAGGACCGGCGACCTGATGAACCGGCTGGCCAGCGACCTGTTGTCGGTGCGCGAGCTGCTGGGACCGGGGATCAACATGGGCAGCCGGGTGAGCCTGATAACCCTGGGCGCGCTCGCCGCCATGATCGGCCTCGAGCCGGCCCTGGGCCTCCTGGTCCTGGCCACGGTGCCCGTCATGGTCGCGGTGGCGGCGGTCTTGAAGCGGCTGGTGGCGCAGCGCTTTCAGGCGGCGCAAGCCAAGCTCTCCGAGATCGCCGCCAAGTCGCAGGAGAACTTTTCGGGGGCGCGGGTGGTGCGCGGCTACGCCATAGAGGACCGCGAGATGGCCGCCTTTGCCGCGCTCAACGACGACTACGTGCGGCTCAACCTGGCGCTCGCTCGCGTGGAGGCGCCCATGGCGGCAATCATGGGCTTGATGATGGTGGCGGCGGCCCTGATCATCCTTCTCTACGGCGGCCGCCTGGTCGTCTTTGGCGGCGGCCTCACGGTCGGCGACTACATCGCCTTTACGAGCTACCTGGCGATGCTGGCGACGCCGGTGGTGGCGATCGGCCGGCTCATCACCATCTACCAGCGCGGCGCGACCTCGTGGGAGCGGCTGAGGGCGCTCTTCGACGAGAGGCCGGAGGTGGCCGACGGTGAGGTGGCCGACGGTGAGGTGGACTCGTCCGCCGAGCGCCTGGAGGGCATCTTGGAGGGCGACATCGAGTTTCGCGGCGTGAGCCTGCGGCGCGGCGGCAAGGCGCTGCTCGAGGACATCGACCTGCGCGTCCCGCGCGGCTCGAGCCTGGGCATCACCGGTCGCACGGGCTCGGGCAAGTCGCTCTTGGCGGCGCTCCTCAGCCGCGAGTTCGACCCCGACGAGGGCGAGGTGCGCGTGGGCGGTAGGGACATCCGCGAGGTGCCGCTGGCGGTCTTGCGGGGAAGCTTGGGGGTGGTGCCGCAGGAGCCCTTTCTCTTTTCCGAGAGCTTGGCGGAAAACATCGGCTTCGGCCTCGCGCCCTCGCGGGCGCTGAGCGGCCCGCAGACGCCCGACCTGGCGCGCGACGTGGAGAGCTTTCCAGACGGCTTTGAGACGCTCCTGGGCGAGCGCGGCGTGACCCTCTCCGGCGGCCAGCGGCAGCGCACCGCCCTGGCCCGGGCGATCGCCAGGCAGCCCGCCATCTTGGTTCTCGACGACGCCCTCTCGGCGGTGGACACCGAGACCGAGAGCCGCATCCTCAGCGGCCTGCGCGAGGTGATGAGGGACCGCACCGTCTTGCTCATCTCGCACCGCGTCTCGGCCCTGCGCCACACCGACAAGATCGCCGTGCTCGAGAACGGCCGCATCGTCGAAACCGGCAGCCACGAGGGGCTGCTGGGGCGCGGCGGACCCTATGCCGAGCTCGAGCGCCGGCAGCGCCTCGGCGCCGAGCCGGAGGAGGGCGCTTGA
- the msrB gene encoding peptide-methionine (R)-S-oxide reductase MsrB, with the protein MNKVEKSEEQWRKELTPEQYRVMRQKGTERAFTGAYYASKEKGVYRCAACGTDLFSSETKYDSGSGWPSFYAPIAEETVREEIDDSHKMRRTEVLCNVCESHLGHLFADGPEPTGLRYCLNSAALELEKGR; encoded by the coding sequence ATGAACAAGGTCGAGAAGTCCGAGGAGCAGTGGCGAAAGGAGCTCACCCCCGAGCAGTACCGGGTCATGAGGCAAAAGGGCACGGAGCGTGCCTTTACCGGGGCGTATTACGCCAGCAAGGAGAAGGGGGTGTACCGCTGCGCCGCCTGCGGCACCGACCTCTTCAGCTCCGAGACCAAGTACGATTCCGGCAGTGGCTGGCCGAGCTTCTACGCCCCGATCGCGGAGGAGACTGTCCGCGAGGAGATAGACGACAGTCACAAGATGCGCAGGACGGAAGTGCTCTGCAACGTCTGCGAGTCGCATCTCGGGCACCTGTTTGCTGATGGGCCCGAACCCACCGGGCTGCGCTACTGTCTCAATTCAGCCGCTTTGGAACTCGAAAAGGGTCGGTAA
- a CDS encoding nucleotidyltransferase family protein translates to MQRDKTLAILKVHMPELKAHFGVETLSLFGSTARNEAGEASDVDVLVVFCPDAGAGFFTLSRLKTHLEGLLGCRVDLLTPGAIRPKLRERIEKDVVHAA, encoded by the coding sequence ATGCAACGAGACAAAACCCTCGCCATCCTCAAGGTGCATATGCCCGAGCTGAAGGCGCACTTCGGCGTCGAGACCCTGTCCCTTTTCGGCTCCACCGCCCGCAACGAAGCCGGCGAAGCGAGCGACGTCGATGTGCTGGTCGTCTTTTGCCCCGATGCGGGCGCCGGATTCTTCACGCTCTCCCGACTCAAGACACATCTGGAAGGGTTGCTCGGCTGCAGAGTCGACCTGCTGACACCCGGAGCTATTCGCCCGAAGCTGCGCGAACGCATCGAAAAAGACGTCGTCCATGCTGCCTAG
- a CDS encoding DUF4342 domain-containing protein encodes MSEEQGRRTFKEEVEVAGTQLVERVKELAKESNTRRVIIKNTEGEELITIPLTFGVVAGGILTLYAPLLAGLGAIAALVSRVRLEVIREEEEGTETAQADPAEPGSPQRE; translated from the coding sequence ATGAGCGAGGAACAGGGCAGACGCACCTTCAAAGAAGAGGTCGAAGTCGCCGGCACGCAACTCGTCGAGCGCGTCAAGGAGCTCGCCAAGGAGAGCAATACCCGCCGCGTCATCATCAAGAACACCGAGGGCGAGGAACTCATCACCATACCCCTCACCTTCGGGGTGGTAGCGGGTGGCATCCTCACCCTCTATGCACCGCTCCTGGCCGGCTTGGGCGCCATCGCCGCGCTCGTCAGCAGGGTCAGGCTCGAGGTCATCCGCGAGGAAGAGGAGGGGACCGAAACGGCGCAAGCGGACCCCGCGGAGCCAGGCTCGCCCCAGCGGGAGTAA
- the msrA gene encoding peptide-methionine (S)-S-oxide reductase MsrA has protein sequence MPSDREAATLGGGCFWCVEAVFVNLQGVEEVVSGYSGGQVANPSYQQVCSETTGHAEVVQITFDPKAISYREILEIFLTTHDPTQRNRQGGDVGSQYRSVIFYHSAEQRATAEQVIAEFDRAGTWGAPIITELAPLTEFYPAEAYHQDYYAQNQNQPYCRAVIAPKVAKVRQKYRAKLKP, from the coding sequence ATGCCCTCAGACAGGGAAGCGGCCACGCTTGGCGGTGGCTGCTTCTGGTGCGTGGAAGCCGTCTTCGTGAATCTTCAGGGGGTCGAGGAGGTGGTCTCCGGCTACTCCGGGGGCCAGGTGGCAAACCCCAGCTATCAGCAGGTCTGCTCGGAAACCACCGGGCATGCCGAGGTGGTCCAGATCACCTTTGACCCCAAAGCCATCTCCTACCGTGAGATCCTGGAGATCTTTCTGACCACCCATGACCCCACCCAACGCAACCGGCAGGGAGGCGACGTGGGCTCGCAGTACCGCTCCGTGATCTTCTATCACAGCGCGGAGCAGAGGGCGACCGCCGAGCAGGTGATCGCCGAGTTCGATAGGGCAGGTACTTGGGGCGCGCCGATCATAACCGAGCTGGCGCCGCTCACGGAGTTTTATCCCGCCGAAGCCTACCACCAGGATTACTACGCGCAAAATCAAAACCAGCCCTACTGCCGAGCGGTGATCGCCCCGAAAGTGGCGAAGGTCCGCCAAAAGTACCGCGCCAAACTCAAGCCGTGA
- a CDS encoding ABC transporter ATP-binding protein/permease has product MLAYIRPYLPITGVALLSLLGFALVDTAMINLLRRAIDESLAPVAAFAGLSPEARYHNLLRIAALFGGLGLLAFGLRYLQVYLLTLLSQRIVRDLRRDLFAKFQRLPVGYFDRHPVGRLMTRVTSDVDAINQFLTQGLVGFAQDAFLIVVFAGAMLLYDARLALVAFSVLPVMLVASAYLRVKLRDAFRQTRLYQATVNSYLNENLSGMVTIQLFGREARNHQRFGALNGQLLGANVEAIRWYSIFYPLVGLIAEVGVALTLLYGGLRALAGPDVLTIGTLVAMLELLRRLFTPLQDLADKFNILQAAFASAERIFSVLDEPERVSDKPGALAVRHFRGEVALEGVHFAYNPPGRPVREEDWILRGIDLRVRAGESVALVGATGAGKTSVISLISRFYDVQKGRVLVDGVDVRDYAQRDLRRHIGVVLQDVFLFAGTIASNLSLDDETIPRERLIEVCRYVGAHGFITRLEQGYDTPVRERGATLSTGQKQLLAFARALIHNPDIVLVLDEATANVDSESEERIQASLKKLMRGRTSIIIAHRLSTIAGCDRIVVMRRGRIVEEGSHEGLLARGGYYARLYRVQYRGAEAA; this is encoded by the coding sequence ATGCTCGCCTACATTCGTCCCTACCTGCCCATCACCGGGGTCGCCCTGCTCTCGCTCTTGGGCTTCGCGCTCGTCGATACCGCCATGATCAACCTGCTCAGGCGCGCCATCGACGAGTCGCTGGCGCCGGTCGCCGCCTTTGCCGGCCTGAGCCCGGAAGCGCGCTACCACAATCTCTTGCGGATCGCCGCGCTCTTCGGAGGCCTCGGCCTGCTCGCCTTCGGCTTGCGCTACCTTCAGGTCTACCTGCTCACCCTGCTCAGCCAAAGAATCGTCCGCGACCTCAGGCGCGACCTCTTCGCCAAGTTCCAGCGCCTGCCGGTGGGTTACTTCGACCGCCACCCGGTGGGCAGGCTGATGACCCGGGTCACCAGCGACGTGGACGCCATCAACCAGTTTCTCACCCAGGGCCTGGTCGGCTTTGCCCAGGACGCCTTTCTGATCGTCGTCTTCGCCGGGGCCATGCTCCTCTACGACGCGCGCCTGGCGCTGGTGGCCTTTTCGGTCTTGCCCGTCATGCTCGTCGCCAGCGCCTACTTGCGCGTCAAGCTTCGTGACGCCTTTCGGCAGACCCGCCTCTACCAGGCGACGGTGAACAGCTACTTGAACGAAAACCTGTCGGGCATGGTCACCATCCAGCTCTTCGGGCGTGAGGCGCGCAACCACCAGCGCTTCGGGGCCCTAAACGGCCAGCTCCTGGGCGCCAACGTCGAGGCCATCCGCTGGTACAGCATCTTCTACCCGCTGGTGGGCTTGATCGCCGAAGTGGGCGTCGCCCTGACGCTGCTCTACGGCGGCCTGCGCGCGCTGGCCGGGCCCGACGTCTTGACCATCGGCACCCTGGTCGCCATGCTCGAGCTCTTGCGGCGGCTCTTCACGCCGCTCCAGGACCTGGCCGACAAGTTCAACATCCTCCAGGCCGCCTTTGCCAGCGCCGAGCGCATCTTCAGCGTCCTGGACGAGCCCGAGCGGGTGTCGGACAAGCCGGGCGCTCTAGCCGTCCGGCACTTTCGCGGCGAGGTCGCCTTGGAGGGTGTCCACTTCGCCTACAACCCGCCGGGCCGGCCCGTCAGGGAGGAGGACTGGATCCTGCGCGGCATCGACCTGCGGGTGCGCGCCGGCGAATCGGTAGCGCTGGTGGGCGCCACCGGCGCGGGCAAGACCAGCGTGATCAGCCTCATCTCGAGGTTCTACGACGTGCAAAAGGGCCGCGTCCTGGTCGACGGTGTAGACGTGCGCGACTACGCCCAGCGCGATTTGAGAAGGCACATCGGCGTGGTGCTCCAAGACGTCTTTCTCTTCGCCGGCACCATCGCCTCCAACCTCAGCCTGGACGACGAGACGATTCCCAGGGAGCGCCTGATCGAGGTCTGCCGTTACGTCGGCGCGCACGGCTTCATCACCAGGCTCGAGCAGGGCTACGACACGCCGGTGAGAGAGCGCGGCGCCACCCTCTCGACCGGCCAGAAGCAACTGCTGGCCTTTGCGCGAGCGCTCATCCACAACCCCGACATCGTGCTCGTCTTGGACGAGGCCACGGCGAACGTCGACAGCGAGAGCGAGGAGCGGATCCAAGCGTCCCTGAAAAAGCTCATGCGCGGCCGCACCAGCATCATCATCGCGCACAGGCTCTCGACCATAGCAGGCTGCGACCGCATCGTGGTCATGCGCAGGGGGCGCATCGTCGAGGAGGGCAGCCACGAGGGGCTGCTCGCCCGGGGCGGCTACTACGCGCGGCTCTACCGGGTCCAGTACCGCGGCGCCGAGGCGGCCTGA